CGTGTTTTTCTTGGTGGGTTCAGTCTTGTTACTAATCCTCACTATCATCAATGGTGCCGGAACATCTTCAGTGTTGGGGAAATTCTATTGGTCAGAAACCGATACATCCGGTCTCACTGGGGTTCCATACAATAAAACAAGATGGACGTTTTATAGAATGTGTGGTGTTGATCATAATAAGAATGCTCATTGTGGTAAATCACAGGCTGCATTTCCTTATTCTCCAGAAGATAATTTTGGTCGAAATAGTGGTATTCCtcaaaatttcattgatgATAGAGATacctattattatttatccCGAGTTGGATGGGCATTTATACTTGTTGGATTATTCTTTGGTGTTGCGGCAATGGTTGCTGCGCcattgaatttttgttattttgtCGCTGGAATTGTTGGTCTGACCACGGCATTTGTTTCTCTTTTATTCACAATTACGGCTGCTTGTTGTATTACAGCTGCTCATACTAAAGGTCGGAGAGAATGGAATCGAGCCGGGTTCCCCACTGTTCTTGGAGCCAAGGCATTTGGTATTTTGTGGACTGCAGTTGCCTGtttgttgatttcatttgttAGTTTAGTGGTCTTGACTTGTCTTTCTCGAACATCTACacgaagaagaaacagAGGTGTTGGTGTCACCAATGGATCTGAAGTGACACCAAGAGGTGAACAAGAGACTTATGCTAAAGAAAGTTCAGGAGAAATCCCTCGTGGTGAATACGAATCAGGAAATCACCCTGTTACTGGTCCTGGAGAAGGCGAAAGACTCTCTAATGCATCAAAATTCAGATTTTTTAGAGTGAAAAGAGCCAAATCAGAAGATGTTtaaaatgaagaaaaagtcCTCATTGATTGTActgttgaattttttggGCTTAAACTACACCCATtatgaattttttatttattaatttagttttgtttGGAACATGTATAATCATTCAAAACTCTAATGTGtttttatatattcatTTATATCGTTTATCTAATCATTTCTATTCTTTTTggtagtttttttttgtttttcttttttcaataagtTTGTGTGttaatattaaataattatataatatacATTTACAAGTGTAAGTGAAACAGTTCATGATAGCTTTACTATGTAAGAATGAAAACtgattgcaaaaaaaaaagttatcCAAAAGTACACGcacaaaattttttaaccACAAATCTGTACATAAACACAAAAAGGTAAACTCCATTTGTAGACagcaatcaatttatcaaactATCCAACGATGAACTAAGAAGATTTTACAGgtttaatttgattaacaCTTGGTTGAATAATATTCTAGATAGTTGTTTtgagaattttttttttgttttttggaCAGGAAATTCCTTGTACTTTCCTTATGGATGCAtatcaaaaagaaactttAAAATTGTTGCAGCATTTCATGAAAAATCTATAAACCACACATATTACCTCATTGAATTGCCACAAACACAAGTACAAATTATGTATGGTTTGGAGtatattgttttttgtcCCAGTCCCTCCCCCCTTCTCACACACTCTCTCCCATTCAATgaataaatacaaaatagAATCAAGTCGCAGAGGTTATGAATAATGTTTGATATGCTTTTTGCTGCAAAAATCAACTAAAAAAgaatacaaaacaaaaggAACTAAAACATGAAGCTAAAAAGATAGATAAACAAACACATAGATATTACCTACCACCCAtagaaacaaaaatcatagaataatcaaaaattcaaattcattctttttcctAATCAATAATTACAAATACAACTTTTTAAAACATTCGTTCCAAAAGTTTCCTAAATACAATTTTCATTCTCATTCAAGAGAGTTCTTAAATCTACATACGACATCTACACACCGAACAATTTGCATCACTTCACTTCATCTAACATCTAATTGCTTaggattttgaaaaattattgtaATATTATATTGTTGCATCCAAAAAATCATACCTTTTCCTATTCCTTTGTTCAATCTGtcatcttctttttcacCAGCCACACATAAATCCACATACatacacatacacatacacatacacatacacatacacataYACATATACATAAACTCACATATAAACATTTGCAACCAAAAACACATTAATTGTCGGCAATTCAAGACCATATTATATTGAATATGTCATatccaattgataatttaatgGATATATCATTTCCTGAAGAATTATTCCCACAATCCACTTTTAGTCGCTCCTTATTAGACATTGTTTCTTATGATTTGTcagaaaatgaattgaaaaaaactAATGAACTGGAAGAAAATCATCAAGTCAATACTTCAATAAACCcatcattatcttcatcattgtCTACGTcttctacttcttcttcatcatcttcatcatcatcattatcattccaaaatgaattgatacATTTATTGCACGAATATTCTGAGAATACCATCACCATTTCTCCCTCTAGTGCCACTGTTTCTCCAAAAACTTATATGAATGGATATATAAAATTTGTCATGGACTCGGCGAATACTTCATTAGAACCAATTGATACAAATGAGACTAGTACTGAACTTACTCATGAAGAAGTTATTGAGCTATTTGAAGAAGCAtgtaaagaaattgatgaatggaaaccaaacaatcaaaaagaCAATTTTAATGgctgcaacaacaacaacaacaacaacaatagcaaTAGCGATATTCTGGTGAATGATTTTGGTAATTCTAATTgtgtcaacaacaacaatattgatGCAAATATTGACAACAGTGACAATGGTGAGAATGCTATTCTGATACTTCCTCAATCTTCCTCAACATTTGATCCATGGAACACAATTGATTTCACATCAAAATTCTCAATGTCACACGTGACTGAAAACCGATCAACTTCTGTTGATTCAACCAAATCAGATGTACAACTGCAATTGTCTTTAAATTATCCTTTGAAAAACCtttccaattcaaattcaaattccaattcaaattcagaATCTAACTTGAACTCTAATTTAAATTCCCCAATTGATATTGTCAGTGGTTCCGGTAGCGTTAGTGTCAGTGTCAATAGCAGTAAAACATCTTCACCTCGGAAACGGAAACTTGATAACAAAAACTTTTATAAAGTATCAAAATTagatttttccaatttgaatattatttCTATTCCAGATTATGAATATTCCTcacaattatcaaatcattCATTCAGAGTCCCTAATGCTTATCAATGTTTAATAttggaagaaaaattaattgaatcaatcaataattctACTACTTGCCGTGTTCAAAGAACTTTATATACTAGAGATGGATTAGATAAATTAGCACGAATTTATTTCCATGGAGATTATGAGATTTCTATTAATcctaattttaaaaaaacatCTTATGAAGCACAATATATTTTAACAAAATTGgataaatcaagaaaacCTGATAATACTACTCGAGCAGGATTATGTCCATATTGTGAAAccattgaattttttggaCTTAAAAATTCCTCATATGGTAATCATTTAGCTTATAAACATGGGATTTTAACTAATGGATGTTCTGTACCTGATCCTAAATATTATggtaaatataaatttaaaaaggGAGAATATGATGAAccagaaaagaaaaaacgaAGAACCAATGCTCATATATTAGAAAGAGAAGGGGTATTATGTACAAATTGTTGGCAAATTCTTGAAGTAAATTGTACTTCAAGAAGTTCAGTCTTGGGTCATTACCTTCGTCATTATCGAGATTCTCATGTCggtaataaaaaagaaattaaaattgatgatgaagatcCTTTAGCTGGGTTTGATCCAATTGTATTTGAATTCACCAATAAATGGAAATTATAATACCTTCTTCTcacaatacaaaaaaacccaatcaatgaaaaatagAGGTGTGTGTTTTTCTATTCTTGGTGGACAATATCGATCCTTCCTCATTCTCGTTACAATGATAGTTTCTTTTGTTAGACatttttcaaccaatttGTATCATATATAAAAAGACAGTTTCTATAGCTTTTAATCTCTTGCataatataaatactaCAATTCTATTATATTTCTAGATCCGAAACTCCACACTATCATTTACCACGTTGATGTAAATAATGTGGTGGTTCTTTATTAATCTTTACTAATAATGATGGTCATTCTTGTTCTATTTTGTCTTGGCTTGTAATTGGTTATGAGAAATATAGTGAACACCTTCCCCCCCCCTCTTCTTGActaaaatatcaaatattataCCTCCTCTTAGTGACCCCCTTGAATTTTACACATTACATCATTTAGAATATTTTGCTTGACTTGAGAAGAGTTTAGTAATTAGTAAAGATATATTGTGTTTTCTTTACACTTTAGCCTGTTACGATTGGTAGCAAATGCGAATTATACAGTTGCAGTACTTTAGCTTGGTCAACAGTTAttagtttctttttatttggatTTCCTTCTCTCCCCCACCCTTTCCTGAAATAAATTCAGGTGAAatttttggtattttgCAGTCACAAACAAAATAGggttaattgatttttagtttctaaaaataacttgttaacaataatagaaaCGTGAGTGTAAACTAAATTAGTGTCGCTCATTGCATGAAGTGCATTTGTGTTTGTTGCATCCCCCACACCTTTCCCCCAACGGAAGATCTGAAATATTCCATAACACACACAAAATGCTCTTTCTATGACGTCATATTACATAATGAgatattatttgtttttttcaccATCGCGGAATAATAAAACCGACATCCATGcaatggaaaaaaaaacagaaatatGGGGCACAACTGTCAAAAtgatttttgttgatcTTTCGTAATCTTgtgtttgttgattttaatttccGATGAGAATAATGACGTTATCTTTAATCTTACAACGATCATTCAAGTGAAAACCTCTATTAATAGAATTATGTACTCCACGTCATAAGTAAAACTGATATCcataatcaatcaaatttgaGAATATATAAAGGGTTCgatatttccaattttcaagtcaagttttatttttcaaatcatcaatcaattgatacaaaccaatactactaccacaacaacaactactactactacaaataaattttaaCAATGAAATTCTTCACTGCTGCTACCACTGCTTTATTATTCTCCGCTCAAGCTTTAGCTGGTATTACTTCATACACTTTGTCTATCAAATCAGACGATGAAAGAGTCAATGGTAAAGGTATTACTTACAAACACGAAGGTGCTGGTATTAACTATGCTTTCGTCAGTGACACCTCATCTAAATTTGCTTACGATGATGAATCCAAACTTTTATACTACCCAGCTAGTCCACAACTCAAATATAACTTTGGTACTGAAGCTGATATCATACAATTTTCCGTCACTCCACCAAAATCTGTTGAAATTGGTGAAGATGGTGTTTTAAAATTCGAAGATTCTGATAAACTTTATGCTGCTGTCAGTATCAACGACCCATACCATTACTCTGATAGTGATTTTGCTATTATTCTCAGAGGTAAACCACATGCTattccaattcaaattgttgcTGAAAAAGCTTAAATAAGTTATAAAAagttattgattttatagttctgaaaaaaaaaaaaaattaaataaatgatgaagttttcaaaaatagaaaaataCTAAAACTAATAGTAGAACAATTtggatattttgaaaaataatgtaTTGACCAACTTTAATTCTGATTATGCACTCTCTGCTTGGATATTAGAGTTAAAGTAGTTTACGGTCTAAATATGATTATCGAGTTTATTTCATATTAGCAATTTGTTAGAGTTTTAGCATACTGTAGACAACTTTAGTGTTTGAATAGCactattaaattattttagGTAAACTTACCGTTCAGTATAGTTTTGATCAACTAGCAATAACAGTCACAGGCATACGAacacaaaaaatttcttttttggcAATTTTCAGAGGGAAAAAGAGAAGTGtggtgttttttttttaattttcaacaaGATCTAGTGTGGTGTTGGTATATCCCTTTCCAAAATGAATATTCCACATCGGTTTTGATTCACACTGGATATTAAAAGTAGTATTGGGCTTGCTATGTATTGTTTCTCTTGGTCATGCAAAACTCTTGGGCTGTATATTTAGCTCAAAGGTcattgttgtggtggtgttattgtggatattttgattttgtggtattttattgttgtgaTGGTTCCCCTTTATGCCAATTGAGAAGGCACCAATAGTTTGCGTTTCTTTTAGTTACAAGAATGTTTATGGATTTACTCCAACGTGTTTGTATTAACTTTCTAAAAATAGATGCCACCACTATTTTactaaacaaacaaatgaaaaattaaagaaccTCAAATGCCCCAGAAAAAGTAACtggaaaaaattaatccgatattatttcaattctatATGGTTCGTGTAGCTACAATGACATCATAACGGTCCTCCCTTTGGgttacaaaatcaaaaaaaagtaaacaaaaacagaaTTTGTAATTCATGACAAATTACACAGTTACTTAGTAATTGAGGCTTCCATCATCATTATGCAGAGAATCACAAAACATAAGCTTTGTTTGCctttctttaaaaaaagaaatagttATTAGTAGAGTAATGTACTCCAcaccaaaacaaaatatcaTGGCCACAATTCAAcgaattaaaaaatatataaagtGGTTAAGTTTTTCAACTTTCCTGAtcagctttttttttgaatcatcaattaattgatacaAATCATAGCTTCTACTACAACTATAACtacaaatacaaaaatgaaatttttcactgCTGCCGCCACTGCTTTATTATTCTCCGCTCAAGCCTTAGCTGGTATCACCCAATACACTTTATCCATCGAAGCCGATGACGAAAGAGTTAATGGTAAGGGTATCACATTCAAACATGAAGGTGCTGGTATCAACTATGCCTTCGTCAGTGACAGTTCTGCCAAATTCAGCTATGATGATGAATCCAAACATTTGTTCTACCCAATTAACTCTCAAATTAGCTACAACCTTGGTACTGAGGGAGACattgttcaattttcaGTCACTACTCCATCTTCTGTTGAAATCGGTGATGATGGTGCTTTGAAATTTGAAGGTTCTGATGAGCTTTTCGCCGCTGTCAGTATTAATGATCCATACCACTATTCTGACAAAGACTTTGCTATTATTGTCAAAGGTAAGAACCATGCTATTCCAATCAAGCTTGTTGCTAAAAAAGCTTAGATGGTTTATTGAAATAGATTAACTGTatagttgcaaaaaaaatcaaacaaagaataaaacgttctgaagatgaaaaagaaaataacaCTAATTGTAGAACAGTTTGATCATTGTGAAGAATGACTTAAGAAAGAAGACCAGTCTTTATCTGTTGATGTATACTCTGTTTAATCGAACGACTTGGAGTTGCTTACACTCTAGATGCCATCATGAAGTTTAGAAATTATATGTAATTGCTAAGAATATTAGTATAACGAAGAGAAATCTGGTAATATATGAATCAAAACAAGTTTTACAACTCCTAAATTTCAGTAGCTGAACCTACTGTCCTGCTTACTTCTACACAAATATCAAGACCAATAAAAGCCACCctttcaatttgatcaCACAAACTCGTTTCATTCAGCAATTccaaagagaaaaagaaatgtgTGGTgttaattcaataatagGCTTGTCacaacaatttttgtttttcaaggACGGTCTAAAACAGTGTTACATTTATTACGTATTGTTTCTCCTAGTCATGCAAATCCTTGGGGGTTCtatatttaattcaaaaagTTATTCTGATGTTATTTGGAAGGTTTGATTTTGTGGTATTTTATTTCTGTGGCTCTTCTATACGTCAATTGAGAAAGATCCCATTGTTTGTGCTTGCAAGTTTTAAGAATGTTAGTAAGTTTACTCGCACAACGCCCTTGCTAATTACTTCTAAAAATAGATGCCAACACTGTTGTTactaaacaattgaataatcaaaaaaatcagaTGCACAAAgtaaacaaaagaaaaaaaaaaagaaataattaatgCAACGCTATTGCAGTTTACATACAATTCGCATAATTGCAATGACGTCATAACGGTCCCTCCACCGGATTTGTAATTAATGacatattattatataatcaattgcGCTTTGAAGGCTTCCATCGTCATGCAAAGAACCACAAACAAAGAGGgctttgtttgtttgtttgtttgtttctACCAACTATTAATAGAATAATATTACTCCACAACAAATGGAATATCGGGACTAAGATTCATCGAGTTCAAAAGTATATAAAGGGGTCAAGATCTTCATCTTTCCTggtcaaatttttttcttctaaatcatcaatcaattgatacaAATCACAACCACAACTATAACTATAACTACAAAtacaattacaaaaatgAGATTCTTTACTGCTGCTACTACCGCCTTATTATTTTCTGCTCAAGCCTTAGCTGGTATCACTCAATACACTTTATCCATTGAAGCCGATGACGAAAGAGTCAATGGTAAAGGTATCACATTCAAACATGAAGGTGCTGGTATCAACTATGCTTTTGTTAGTGATAGTTCTGCCAAATTTAACTACGACGATGAATCCAAACTTTTCTACTATCCAATCAGTCCACAACTTAACTACAACCTTGGTACCGCTGGTGACATTGTCCAATTTTCCGTCACTCCTCCATCTTCTGTTGAAATCGGTGATGATGGTGCTTTGAAATTTGAAGGTTCTGATGAGCTTTTCGCCGCTGTCAGTATTAATGATCCATACCACTATTCTGACAAGGACTTTGCTGTTATTGTTAAAGGTAAAAACCATGCTATTCCAATCAAACTTGTGGCTAAAAAAGCTTAATCTTAGTTAGGAgtatattatatattaatgaaaattgaatgaagatATTATTATGTGAAATTTGTTACTAAATTGTAGAGtcgaaagaaaaaaaaaacatatgAGCAGAATTGATGTTGTTTGAAATAAAGCAACAGGTTAAATACTGGCTAACAATACCTGTTAGTTACAAATCTCTATAATTTTACATAAACTTCTAAATAAAGGGCTCTTAAATCGATACCTGTATTCTTATTGTCGAAAAGATCAGCCAGTGATTTTATAGTAAGATTTTATTACCAACCCCTTCTTTAGATTTTATTACAGGgtcaataataatagacTTGTTAAACCAATTTAATCTAATTATActtataatttaaaaatagCTACGTACTTTGAATAACCTTTCATTAAACTATAAGATAGAGTTCTGTGCCTTCAAGCGGAAAGATAAGTCGCGTTCTTGCCCCGCCGCCCACCTCCACCTCCACCTTCACCTCCCCCTCCTCCCCCTCCCCCACAATATCCGGAATCGGTCATTCTACactaaaaaatttttttttttctttcttgagTTGTTGTCATTACAATTAACCTTGATCCAATTCAACCAGCAAGGTTTATTAACCGAAACTATCCTGCCCTGTCACATCAAGTGTATTTATCCAAAGGCTATAAACTAACTATCAAGATAAACGAAACTTCAGTAGTATTTCCCAAAATCACCATCAAAGTATACCCCAGTCTATCATTCTTAATATTTCCTCCCCTCTATTCAATCTAATAAACAAGTAGAAGGTGTTATGACCCATATAACAGATTTACCCGAGGAGGTactatttcaaatttataaatatttagaaGTATCGACCCTTAAGGCATTACAATTAATTCCTGATTTTGCAGAAAGTACTagatattatttatatcGAAACagtttatatttattacgAATATGTGATGatcaaataaattcattaacaTTGACAAATAAGGAAAAACCATTAGGTTATGAATTATCATTACTTGTTcaagataataataatcaatcaatgaagAAACATATTTCACAATTCCGACATTATCAAGTAAATTTACTgttgattaaatttgaaaatttattggaaaaattagATTGTTATAAAGATAATATAATTCAAGATATTTTTAATCGTGACGATATTGGTAATGGTATAGTAAGtgttaaattattaattcaattaaattattcattGAGTACATTTAATCAAGTTAAAGATTGTTTAGTTAATATGGATAAAGTATCGAAATATTTTAGTAATAATGGTAAGAATAGTATTACTATTGATTTAGAATTGAATAGTCATGATAAATGAGATTGAAATGAGGATAATTAATAGGTGGTCATGTATAAAAGGAATATATAGGAAAGTTTGAACCGTGCTTAGTCTATTACTTAGTTATTGACAATGTATGTGAAGTATATTAGTGCGTTTCTGAATTGGTTTAAACTTGTTATGATTTAGATGAAATGAAACGAAGAGTGGTGATTTAAATCAGTTTAACAACCTTGTAAAGTTTAATTATACTTTCAAAGGGTTTCCAAAGGTAGGTGAGTAATAATAGGGGTGGGATGTGGAAGTACGTTACCGAAGTTAAAATTACGCGAGCCCATTATATTAAATCGTACCACCGTCATGGTTACTGCGaccaaattcaaaagtTGTTTAcggaaacaaaaaaaaaaacgaaaacGAAAATTCCACAACCATcgtgaaaaaaataacaaactATTTCATCCCCCCAAAACAATAAGATTAATCACATAATGAATAAAACTATATCACTACTATATTCTTTACTAATATTAATTATCCAAGTTGGAGCCGCCAGAAAGGATGCACAAACCACCCCAATAATAGTTGCACCAGAGGctaaaacaacaacaacaacatcatcatcattatcatcatcaactaccaccaccacagGAAAACCCAATAATGGTAAAAAATCACCTGGGAAACCCACAACTGATTCTAATGATATAGTACAAATTACCCTTCAAAGACcaacaacaccaccactatTATCACAAGAAACCCAATTGAAAGGGTCAGGTGACACTAAAGCTGGTCAGGCCATTAGTGGTAGTACAACTACTAGTGTCCCTAGTTCAATCATTtatgaaaataatgaagataaatcattatttaaagTATTATTTACTATTCCACCAAATGATATATTTTATAATGctgattttaattttggtaataatgataccaataatgatattcAATTAAGATTAGATTTAATTCAACCGGAAATTTGGGTATTGAATAAATACAATTTCCCACCTTGTGAAGATTTTTTAGCAAATACCAATTCAcctaccaccaccaagaCAACCCCTTCTACTTTTACTTCTACTATGGATTATAATTATGTATTATCATGTGCATCATATGGAGCATatacatcatcatcaaatccTGAAGACATGGAATCACCAACTCCGGGTGTAAATgttcaaaattatcaaccaTATATAATTCCCTATTTAAATCTGCTTGAAGCTAGTGGAGAATTTGTCACTGATGAtatatcatttaatttaactACTGGAGatccaattgaatttaaaaacaTGACATTTCTTGATGTTAATGATAG
The Candida albicans SC5314 chromosome 7, complete sequence genome window above contains:
- the FMP45 gene encoding Fmp45p (Predicted membrane protein induced during mating; mutation confers hypersensitivity to toxic ergosterol analog, to amphotericin B; alkaline repressed; repressed by alpha pheromone in SpiderM medium; rat catheter, Spider biofilm induced), which encodes MRALNIIPVFFLVGSVLLLILTIINGAGTSSVLGKFYWSETDTSGLTGVPYNKTRWTFYRMCGVDHNKNAHCGKSQAAFPYSPEDNFGRNSGIPQNFIDDRDTYYYLSRVGWAFILVGLFFGVAAMVAAPLNFCYFVAGIVGSTTAFVSLLFTITAACCITAAHTKGRREWNRAGFPTVLGAKAFGILWTAVACLLISFVSLVVLTCLSRTSTRRRNRGVGVTNGSEVTPRGEQETYAKESSGEIPRGEYESGNHPVTGPGEGERLSNASKFRFFRVKRAKSEDV
- a CDS encoding uncharacterized protein (Ortholog of C. dubliniensis CD36 : Cd36_72050, C. parapsilosis CDC317 : CPAR2_301140, Candida tenuis NRRL Y-1498 : CANTEDRAFT_135055 and Debaryomyces hansenii CBS767 : DEHA2E07678g) produces the protein MSYPIDNLMDISFPEELFPQSTFSRSLLDIVSYDLSENELKKTNESEENHQVNTSINPSLSSSLSTSSTSSSSSSSSSLSFQNELIHLLHEYSENTITISPSSATVSPKTYMNGYIKFVMDSANTSLEPIDTNETSTELTHEEVIELFEEACKEIDEWKPNNQKDNFNGCNNNNNNNNSNSDISVNDFGNSNCVNNNNIDANIDNSDNGENAISILPQSSSTFDPWNTIDFTSKFSMSHVTENRSTSVDSTKSDVQSQLSLNYPLKNLSNSNSNSNSNSESNLNSNLNSPIDIVSGSGSVSVSVNSSKTSSPRKRKLDNKNFYKVSKLDFSNLNIISIPDYEYSSQLSNHSFRVPNAYQCLILEEKLIESINNSTTCRVQRTLYTRDGLDKLARIYFHGDYEISINPNFKKTSYEAQYILTKLDKSRKPDNTTRAGLCPYCETIEFFGLKNSSYGNHLAYKHGILTNGCSVPDPKYYGKYKFKKGEYDEPEKKKRRTNAHILEREGVLCTNCWQILEVNCTSRSSVLGHYLRHYRDSHVGNKKEIKIDDEDPLAGFDPIVFEFTNKWKL
- a CDS encoding uncharacterized protein (Ortholog of C. parapsilosis CDC317 : CPAR2_808350, C. dubliniensis CD36 : Cd36_72060, Candida orthopsilosis Co 90-125 : CORT_0C00820 and Candida albicans WO-1 : CAWG_05575) yields the protein MKFFTAATTALLFSAQALAGITSYTLSIKSDDERVNGKGITYKHEGAGINYAFVSDTSSKFAYDDESKLLYYPASPQLKYNFGTEADIIQFSVTPPKSVEIGEDGVLKFEDSDKLYAAVSINDPYHYSDSDFAIILRGKPHAIPIQIVAEKA
- the LDG3 gene encoding Ldg3p (Putative LDG family protein; F-12/CO2 early biofilm induced); translation: MKFFTAAATALLFSAQALAGITQYTLSIEADDERVNGKGITFKHEGAGINYAFVSDSSAKFSYDDESKHLFYPINSQISYNLGTEGDIVQFSVTTPSSVEIGDDGALKFEGSDELFAAVSINDPYHYSDKDFAIIVKGKNHAIPIKLVAKKA
- a CDS encoding uncharacterized protein (Ortholog of C. parapsilosis CDC317 : CPAR2_808370, C. dubliniensis CD36 : Cd36_72070, Candida orthopsilosis Co 90-125 : CORT_0C00800 and Candida albicans WO-1 : CAWG_05577), translated to MRFFTAATTALLFSAQALAGITQYTLSIEADDERVNGKGITFKHEGAGINYAFVSDSSAKFNYDDESKLFYYPISPQLNYNLGTAGDIVQFSVTPPSSVEIGDDGALKFEGSDELFAAVSINDPYHYSDKDFAVIVKGKNHAIPIKLVAKKA
- a CDS encoding uncharacterized protein (Protein of unknown function; induced by nitric oxide independent of Yhb1p; regulated by Sef1, Sfu1, and Hap43; rat catheter biofilm induced), which codes for MTHITDLPEEVLFQIYKYLEVSTLKALQLIPDFAESTRYYLYRNSLYLLRICDDQINSLTLTNKEKPLGYELSLLVQDNNNQSMKKHISQFRHYQVNLSLIKFENLLEKLDCYKDNIIQDIFNRDDIGNGIVSVKLLIQLNYSLSTFNQVKDCLVNMDKVSKYFSNNGKNSITIDLELNSHDK